In one window of Frigoriglobus tundricola DNA:
- a CDS encoding WD40 repeat domain-containing serine/threonine protein kinase, with translation MPDCPDDTELAGFLNESLPTERLEPVSGHVDGCPRCQARLDRLTEQTSGAVARYKELQPSALPDSRSGATASPDADTQILGARNPLAALAHAELPTVPGFDVAAEIGRGGMGVVYRARHRRLNRLVALKMILAGTAADPRVVQRFMIEAEVLARIQHPQVVQVFEVGTYQGPSGVPIPYLAMELLEGGSLGRKLRERNTAPGPRWPAPRAAAELIEGLARAVHAAHLRGVIHRDLKPGNILFSAEPGTASAEPNPRAGPVPRSAPRAPGSALPKVLDFGLAKFTRDAGADLTQSGQVVGTPQYMAPEQAAGGKDLGPAADVYALGAILYECLAGRPPFTGAEPISVLLKVVSERPPDVRALRPEVPRDLAAVTMKCLEKDPGRRYASAEALADDLRLFLDDRPTLARPVTNRERAWLWAKRNPVVAGLIAALGVVLVAAFVTVASLWVKAERTARDERDAKTEALRAQERADGETKRAAESLREVQRQKARLEFDRAVRSCEEGRVRDGLAQFLRTAELAEETGQADLARVARVNLAAWPHELPPAPRAFPHADQPRAVAFLPDGRLVAAGRSGDLCLWNTATGERVPYRSDSRLIDVLGRSLGVTYWTVAVSPDGRTLAAGASDGLVTLWDVGSPVPRRSFRVSNEDAWAVGFSSDTVLWSNDGANGLKRWDLAAGPAPTVTALAPNSKFDGDTVQTLAVSRDGKRVYTGDRAARVREWDTETAAVAHTWPFRGWGAKVALVRSWALRGWITDVVVSPDGKRLAATGTDGTVWVIDLTTGAVVLELSLAGAYGNGVAFAPNRPLLVATDGDGNARLWRLDTGQAVGVPLRLPGEVTRPRFRPDSDEFAVPAGTAVYLSGAREVPGALLSAGRGLRVRGLDFSPTGDRLVAADDSGSYELFDPRTGARLQYVPKVGRSPLVVRYDPVRARVFAGTRAGVEWLAAPDFRRTNIVRLSDTLGRVHRIECRSAGVYAMGATQVGRFDPAAFEPPKLSGPIEGVREGVVLNTMSVRPDGREVLVSFGDRVVVLDAVTLKPLREWRVGDGLLDARYMPDGKNVFVARRDNVAELLDATTGAPTAARPMPHTRAVTGVDVAARGTVLLTGSRDGTARFWDAATGLPLGAPLRHPGPVTYVAATRDGDRVAAGTDTGHVMVWDLPPAPAAGTIDALRAELKKK, from the coding sequence ATGCCCGACTGCCCCGACGATACCGAACTGGCCGGGTTCCTCAACGAGTCGCTCCCGACCGAGCGGCTGGAGCCCGTGTCCGGGCACGTGGACGGGTGCCCGCGGTGCCAGGCGCGGCTGGACCGCCTGACCGAGCAGACGAGCGGCGCCGTCGCCCGGTACAAGGAACTCCAACCGAGCGCGCTACCCGATTCGCGGTCCGGCGCCACCGCGTCCCCGGACGCGGACACGCAGATTCTGGGCGCCCGGAACCCGCTCGCGGCGCTCGCGCACGCCGAGCTGCCGACCGTGCCGGGGTTCGACGTGGCCGCCGAGATCGGGCGGGGCGGCATGGGCGTGGTGTACAGGGCCCGGCACCGGCGGCTGAACCGGCTGGTCGCGCTGAAGATGATCCTCGCCGGCACCGCCGCCGACCCGCGCGTCGTGCAGCGGTTCATGATCGAGGCCGAGGTGCTGGCCCGCATCCAGCACCCGCAGGTGGTGCAGGTGTTCGAGGTGGGCACCTACCAGGGGCCGAGCGGGGTGCCGATCCCCTATCTGGCAATGGAACTGCTGGAGGGCGGGTCGCTCGGCCGCAAACTGCGCGAACGCAACACCGCGCCCGGCCCGCGGTGGCCCGCCCCCCGCGCCGCCGCGGAGCTGATCGAGGGACTGGCCCGCGCCGTCCACGCCGCACACCTCCGGGGCGTCATCCACCGCGACCTGAAGCCGGGGAACATTCTGTTCAGCGCGGAACCCGGAACGGCGAGCGCGGAACCGAATCCGAGGGCCGGCCCCGTTCCTCGTTCCGCGCCCCGCGCCCCGGGTTCCGCGCTCCCAAAGGTGCTGGACTTCGGGCTCGCGAAGTTCACCCGCGACGCGGGGGCGGATCTCACGCAGAGCGGGCAGGTGGTGGGCACCCCGCAGTACATGGCCCCGGAGCAGGCCGCCGGGGGAAAGGACCTCGGCCCGGCGGCGGACGTCTACGCGCTGGGCGCGATCCTGTACGAGTGCCTCGCCGGCCGGCCGCCGTTCACCGGGGCCGAGCCGATCAGCGTGCTGTTGAAGGTGGTGAGCGAGCGCCCGCCGGACGTCCGGGCGCTGCGCCCGGAGGTGCCCCGCGACCTCGCCGCGGTCACCATGAAGTGTCTGGAGAAGGACCCGGGCCGCCGGTACGCCAGCGCCGAAGCGCTGGCCGACGACCTGCGCCTGTTCCTCGACGACCGGCCCACCCTCGCGCGGCCGGTGACCAACCGGGAACGCGCGTGGCTCTGGGCCAAGCGCAACCCGGTCGTTGCCGGGCTGATCGCCGCCCTCGGCGTTGTACTGGTCGCGGCGTTCGTCACGGTCGCGAGCCTCTGGGTGAAGGCGGAACGAACGGCACGGGACGAACGGGACGCCAAAACCGAGGCGCTGCGCGCCCAGGAGCGGGCCGACGGGGAGACGAAACGGGCGGCGGAATCGCTCCGCGAGGTGCAGCGCCAAAAGGCGCGGCTCGAGTTCGACCGGGCGGTCCGGTCGTGTGAAGAGGGGCGCGTGCGGGACGGGCTGGCCCAGTTCCTCCGCACGGCCGAACTCGCCGAAGAGACCGGTCAGGCCGATCTCGCCCGCGTGGCCCGCGTGAACCTCGCGGCGTGGCCGCACGAACTGCCGCCCGCGCCCCGCGCCTTTCCCCACGCCGACCAACCGCGGGCCGTCGCGTTTCTCCCAGATGGCAGGTTGGTCGCCGCCGGCCGGAGCGGCGACCTGTGTCTGTGGAACACGGCCACCGGCGAGCGGGTGCCGTACCGATCGGACTCGCGGTTGATCGACGTCCTGGGCCGGTCCCTTGGTGTCACCTATTGGACCGTGGCGGTCAGCCCGGACGGCCGGACGCTCGCGGCCGGCGCCTCGGACGGGCTCGTAACCCTGTGGGACGTCGGCTCGCCCGTCCCGAGGCGCTCGTTCCGCGTGTCGAACGAAGACGCCTGGGCGGTGGGGTTCAGCTCGGACACCGTACTGTGGTCGAACGACGGCGCGAACGGCCTGAAGCGGTGGGACCTGGCGGCCGGACCGGCCCCGACGGTAACGGCGCTCGCGCCGAACTCGAAATTTGATGGGGACACGGTTCAGACTCTGGCCGTCTCGCGGGACGGCAAGCGGGTGTACACCGGCGACCGCGCCGCGCGGGTCCGCGAGTGGGACACGGAAACGGCCGCCGTTGCCCACACGTGGCCGTTCCGGGGCTGGGGCGCGAAGGTGGCCCTGGTGCGGTCGTGGGCGCTCCGCGGGTGGATCACGGACGTCGTCGTTTCGCCGGACGGCAAGCGACTGGCCGCCACGGGCACCGACGGCACGGTGTGGGTGATCGACCTGACCACCGGCGCCGTGGTGTTGGAGCTGTCCCTCGCCGGCGCTTACGGTAACGGTGTGGCGTTCGCGCCGAACCGGCCCCTCCTGGTCGCCACCGACGGCGACGGTAACGCCCGGCTCTGGCGCCTCGACACCGGGCAGGCGGTCGGCGTCCCGTTGCGCCTGCCCGGCGAGGTGACGCGACCGCGGTTCCGCCCCGACTCGGACGAGTTCGCCGTCCCCGCCGGCACCGCCGTCTACCTGTCCGGCGCGCGGGAGGTGCCCGGCGCGCTCCTTTCCGCCGGCCGCGGGCTCCGCGTTCGCGGGCTCGACTTCTCACCGACCGGCGACCGGTTGGTGGCGGCCGACGACTCCGGCTCGTACGAACTGTTCGATCCGCGCACCGGCGCGCGGCTGCAATACGTACCGAAGGTCGGCCGCTCCCCGCTGGTCGTTCGGTACGACCCGGTGCGGGCGCGGGTGTTCGCGGGCACCCGCGCCGGGGTCGAGTGGCTCGCGGCGCCCGACTTTCGGCGGACAAACATCGTCCGCCTGTCGGACACGTTGGGCCGGGTTCATCGCATCGAGTGCCGCAGCGCCGGCGTGTACGCCATGGGTGCGACCCAGGTCGGCCGGTTCGATCCGGCCGCGTTCGAGCCGCCCAAACTGAGCGGGCCGATCGAGGGGGTCCGTGAGGGCGTCGTGCTGAACACGATGTCCGTGCGCCCCGACGGAAGGGAAGTGCTGGTGTCGTTCGGGGACCGGGTGGTGGTTCTGGACGCCGTGACGCTGAAACCGCTCCGCGAGTGGCGGGTCGGGGACGGGCTGCTCGACGCCCGATACATGCCGGACGGAAAGAACGTGTTCGTCGCCCGGCGGGACAACGTGGCCGAGCTGCTCGACGCGACCACCGGCGCGCCGACCGCGGCCCGGCCGATGCCTCACACGCGTGCGGTGACGGGGGTGGATGTGGCGGCGCGGGGCACGGTGCTGCTGACGGGCAGCCGCGACGGCACGGCCCGGTTCTGGGACGCGGCCACCGGCCTGCCGCTGGGCGCCCCGCTCCGGCACCCCGGCCCGGTCACGTACGTCGCGGCCACACGGGACGGCGATCGCGTCGCGGCCGGCACCGACACCGGGCACGTCATGGTCTGGGACCTGCCGCCCGCCCCGGCGGCCGGAACGATCGACGCCCTGCGAGCGGAGTTGAAGAAGAAATAG